In Herbinix luporum, a single window of DNA contains:
- a CDS encoding pyrimidine-nucleoside phosphorylase — protein sequence MQMYDLINKKKNKEVLTKEEIEFIVNGYTKGSIPDYQMSAFLMAVCLNKMNHEETAHFTMAMANSGDILDLSKVHGVKVDKHSTGGVGDKTSLVLSPMVAALGIPVAKMSGRGLGHTGGTVDKLESFPGFSTEISSEQFIENINKIKLAIVGQTANLAPADKKIYALRDVTATVDNISLIASSIMSKKIASGSDVIVLDVKTGSGAFMKKYEDALALAKEMVEIGTRAGKTTYALITDMNQPLGRAIGNAIEVKEAIETLSGNGPKDLLEVSLTLASYMVLGAGKAKTFEEAKKILQGTIESKSALDKMAEFIRAQGGDSEFVYNPELLKTASICYDVKAPCDGYVKEILTDEIGMASLVLGGGRVTKDSKIDLSVGIIIHKKLGDKVTKNEPLATLYANDDDKRKEAKKRIIGAYVISKEEVERPPYIYSIVTKDGVKRA from the coding sequence ATGCAAATGTATGATTTAATTAACAAAAAGAAAAATAAAGAAGTACTAACTAAAGAAGAAATTGAATTTATTGTTAATGGCTACACCAAAGGATCAATCCCTGATTATCAAATGTCCGCATTTTTAATGGCTGTATGTTTAAATAAAATGAACCATGAAGAAACAGCACATTTTACCATGGCTATGGCTAACAGCGGTGATATACTGGACTTATCGAAAGTCCATGGAGTTAAGGTAGACAAACACAGTACCGGGGGAGTGGGAGATAAGACCTCTCTTGTACTTAGTCCTATGGTTGCTGCTTTAGGAATTCCTGTTGCTAAAATGTCCGGAAGAGGACTGGGACATACGGGAGGAACCGTAGATAAGCTTGAAAGTTTTCCCGGTTTTTCAACTGAAATTTCCTCCGAACAGTTTATTGAGAACATAAATAAAATTAAGCTTGCTATAGTAGGTCAAACTGCAAATCTGGCTCCGGCCGATAAGAAAATATATGCCTTAAGGGATGTTACGGCAACCGTAGATAATATCTCCTTAATAGCCTCTAGTATTATGAGTAAGAAGATAGCTTCCGGATCCGATGTTATTGTTCTAGATGTAAAGACGGGAAGCGGTGCCTTTATGAAAAAATATGAGGATGCCTTGGCTTTGGCAAAAGAAATGGTTGAAATCGGAACAAGGGCAGGTAAAACCACATATGCTCTTATAACCGATATGAACCAACCTCTAGGAAGGGCCATCGGAAATGCAATTGAAGTTAAGGAAGCCATAGAAACCTTATCAGGTAATGGACCTAAAGATTTGCTTGAAGTAAGCCTTACCCTTGCTTCCTATATGGTTCTTGGTGCCGGAAAGGCAAAAACTTTTGAGGAAGCGAAAAAAATCTTGCAAGGTACTATAGAAAGCAAGAGTGCTTTAGATAAAATGGCTGAGTTTATCAGGGCCCAAGGGGGAGACAGTGAATTTGTTTATAATCCGGAATTATTAAAGACTGCTTCCATTTGCTATGATGTTAAAGCACCTTGTGATGGCTATGTGAAGGAAATCTTGACAGATGAAATAGGAATGGCTTCTTTAGTATTAGGTGGTGGAAGAGTAACAAAAGACAGCAAGATTGATTTAAGTGTAGGTATTATAATTCACAAAAAACTGGGAGATAAGGTTACAAAGAATGAGCCCCTTGCCACCTTGTATGCCAATGATGATGACAAGAGAAAGGAAGCCAAAAAGAGGATAATTGGTGCCTATGTTATTAGTAAAGAAGAGGTTGAGCGTCCTCCATATATCTATAGCATTGTAACAAAGGATGGAGTAAAGCGTGCATAA
- a CDS encoding tyrosine recombinase, with amino-acid sequence MKQQIEDFISYLQEVKQASQNTIRAYQNDLKKLESYLSQQGIQTASKITETSLNSYVLYLEKDGMSPASVSRHIASMKAFLLFLLKRGLISGDPSENIKAPKVVKKPPQILEEDKIMALLNQPDLSCSKGIRDKAMLELLYATGMKVSELINVKVSDVNLSGKYITCGEKQERSIPFGEAAKKALRDYLDIRETVFDRKNNEYLFLNSQGKQLSRQGFWKILKGYAKETGIRDINPNMIRHSFAAHMIDNGADIGVVQKFLGHTDISTTQLYLSHNYHNSREVYANSHPRA; translated from the coding sequence ATGAAGCAACAGATTGAGGATTTTATCAGCTATCTTCAGGAAGTGAAGCAGGCTTCACAAAACACAATCAGAGCTTATCAGAATGACTTAAAAAAATTAGAATCCTATCTTAGTCAGCAGGGGATTCAAACAGCTTCAAAAATCACAGAGACAAGCTTAAATTCCTATGTACTATATCTAGAAAAAGACGGTATGTCCCCGGCTTCTGTTTCAAGGCATATTGCTTCCATGAAGGCATTTTTATTATTCCTTCTAAAAAGAGGCCTTATTAGCGGAGACCCTTCCGAAAATATTAAAGCACCCAAGGTTGTAAAAAAGCCCCCACAGATATTAGAGGAAGATAAGATAATGGCCTTGTTAAACCAACCGGATCTTTCTTGTAGCAAGGGTATCCGGGATAAAGCCATGTTGGAGTTATTATATGCAACCGGAATGAAGGTATCAGAATTAATTAATGTAAAAGTATCCGATGTAAATTTATCAGGCAAATATATTACTTGTGGGGAAAAACAGGAGAGAAGTATCCCTTTTGGGGAGGCGGCAAAAAAAGCACTTAGAGACTATTTAGATATCAGAGAAACGGTATTTGATAGAAAGAATAATGAATATCTGTTTTTAAACAGTCAAGGGAAACAATTAAGCAGGCAGGGATTTTGGAAAATACTAAAAGGATATGCAAAAGAGACCGGAATAAGAGATATTAATCCTAATATGATTCGCCATTCCTTTGCAGCCCATATGATAGATAATGGTGCCGACATCGGTGTGGTACAAAAATTTTTGGGTCATACGGATATCAGTACTACACAATTGTATCTTTCACATAATTATCATAATAGCCGTGAAGTTTATGCCAATTCCCATCCAAGGGCATAA
- a CDS encoding 3-deoxy-7-phosphoheptulonate synthase: MSFEFIRQVISPEELLKAYPLPAKDVILKNERDKEIKDIITGKSDKFLVIIGPCSADHEDAVCDYISRLARVQEKVKDKIIIIPRLYTNKPRTTGEGYKGIVHQPDPEKEPDLQEGLIAMRKMHLRAIAESGLTVADEMLYPENWPYVKDVLSYVAVGARSVENQQHRLTISGMDVPAGMKNPTSGDFSVMLNSVVAAQASHTFLYRKWEVKTSGNPLAHTILRGAVNKHGQSIPNYHYEDLIRLYNMYEERNLKYPATIVDANHANSNKNYAEQPRIVKEVLHSRRISPDIAKLVKGVMIESYIESGNQKVSGHVYGKSITDPCLGWEESEKLIYTIADGL; this comes from the coding sequence ATGAGCTTTGAATTTATAAGACAGGTTATATCACCGGAAGAATTATTAAAAGCTTATCCCTTACCGGCTAAGGACGTAATTTTAAAGAATGAAAGGGATAAAGAAATTAAAGATATTATTACAGGTAAATCTGACAAGTTTCTGGTTATTATAGGCCCCTGCTCTGCAGATCACGAAGATGCCGTTTGTGATTATATATCAAGGCTGGCTAGGGTGCAGGAAAAAGTTAAAGATAAGATAATCATTATACCAAGGCTATATACCAATAAGCCTAGGACTACAGGGGAAGGTTATAAAGGAATCGTACACCAGCCGGATCCTGAGAAAGAGCCTGATTTGCAGGAAGGCCTAATTGCCATGAGAAAGATGCATCTTAGAGCAATTGCCGAATCAGGACTTACGGTGGCGGACGAAATGCTTTATCCCGAAAACTGGCCTTATGTAAAAGATGTGCTATCCTACGTAGCTGTCGGTGCCCGTTCCGTAGAAAATCAGCAGCATAGACTAACTATCAGCGGCATGGACGTACCTGCCGGTATGAAGAATCCCACCAGCGGCGATTTTTCTGTTATGTTAAATTCAGTAGTAGCAGCTCAAGCCAGTCATACCTTTTTATATAGAAAATGGGAAGTAAAAACCTCCGGCAATCCCCTTGCCCATACCATCCTAAGAGGAGCCGTTAATAAGCATGGTCAATCCATACCTAATTATCATTATGAAGATCTTATACGCTTATATAATATGTATGAGGAAAGAAACTTGAAATATCCTGCTACAATTGTGGATGCCAACCATGCTAATTCTAATAAAAATTATGCAGAGCAACCCCGAATAGTTAAGGAAGTACTCCATAGCCGAAGAATAAGCCCTGATATTGCTAAACTTGTTAAAGGAGTTATGATAGAAAGTTATATAGAAAGCGGCAATCAGAAAGTATCAGGCCATGTATATGGAAAGTCTATTACAGATCCATGTCTTGGATGGGAAGAATCAGAGAAGTTAATATATACTATTGCAGATGGACTGTAA
- a CDS encoding Ig-like domain-containing protein, whose product MKISKSLYKGISITLILFIIILSLYRNTGLFYRKKIILPFSLHLNRQDLILIKGEEFRLFVYGINKRVSYRSTNIRVAGVDFLGRVFAYRTGKTYIIAKVSGKKLKCRVRVIDLNKKHLKLSVGETYRLKVKGITDFARYKSSNPKVAKVNIFGKIKAKKPGKTTITVYIKGKVLKCKVTVE is encoded by the coding sequence ATGAAAATATCAAAAAGCTTATATAAAGGTATTTCAATTACATTGATACTTTTTATAATAATACTTTCTTTGTATAGAAACACCGGCTTGTTTTACCGTAAGAAGATAATACTCCCCTTTAGCCTCCATCTAAATAGGCAGGATCTTATATTGATTAAAGGAGAGGAATTTAGATTATTCGTTTATGGTATAAACAAAAGGGTATCATACCGTTCAACCAATATTAGGGTAGCCGGAGTGGATTTTTTAGGTAGAGTTTTTGCCTATAGAACCGGAAAAACCTATATAATAGCAAAGGTTTCCGGCAAAAAGCTTAAATGTCGAGTCAGGGTTATAGATCTTAATAAGAAACATCTAAAATTATCGGTGGGAGAAACTTATCGATTAAAAGTAAAAGGAATTACAGATTTTGCCCGATATAAAAGCAGCAATCCCAAAGTGGCAAAAGTAAATATCTTTGGAAAAATAAAGGCAAAAAAACCCGGAAAAACCACTATAACTGTATATATTAAAGGAAAAGTTCTTAAATGCAAGGTGACAGTAGAATAA
- a CDS encoding pyridoxal phosphate-dependent aminotransferase, which translates to MALTLSKKAMAVKPSSTLAITAKAKEMKANGIDVVGFGAGEPDFNTPENICNAAINALNEGYTKYTPAAGSLELRKAICDKFKKFNNLNYEADQIVVSNGGKHSLTNIFTAILNPGDEVIIPTPYWLSYPEIVKLADGVPVFVRADKSQNYKITAKQLEEACTDKTKALILNSPNNPSGMVYTKEELEAIAEVAVKKDFYVVSDEMYEHLVYGDEKHISIGSLNHEIYKRTITCSGVSKGYSMTGWRIGYTGSSKEIAKLMSSVQSHQTSNPNSIAQKAAYEALVGPQDSVYAMKSEFEKRRNYMTERIAAMKHISAVSPQGAFYMFVDISLALSKTYKGQKIENVNNFSKILLEDYKVAVIACDDFGFDDHIRLSYAISLEQIKKGLDRIEEFLENLQ; encoded by the coding sequence ATGGCATTAACATTATCTAAGAAAGCTATGGCAGTAAAGCCATCATCTACATTAGCTATTACAGCAAAAGCTAAAGAAATGAAAGCAAATGGTATTGATGTTGTAGGATTTGGGGCGGGAGAACCTGATTTTAATACTCCCGAGAATATATGTAATGCAGCCATTAATGCTTTAAATGAAGGTTATACAAAATATACACCGGCGGCAGGGAGTTTGGAACTTCGCAAGGCTATATGTGACAAATTTAAAAAATTCAATAATTTGAACTATGAAGCGGATCAAATTGTTGTCAGTAACGGTGGAAAGCATTCTTTAACCAATATTTTTACGGCAATCTTAAATCCCGGTGACGAAGTTATAATCCCTACACCTTATTGGCTAAGTTATCCTGAGATTGTTAAATTGGCTGACGGTGTTCCCGTTTTTGTTAGGGCAGATAAGAGTCAAAATTATAAAATTACAGCTAAGCAGCTGGAAGAAGCATGTACAGATAAGACCAAGGCCTTAATTTTAAATTCCCCTAACAATCCATCCGGTATGGTATATACAAAAGAGGAACTAGAAGCAATAGCAGAAGTGGCTGTAAAAAAAGATTTTTATGTTGTATCCGATGAAATGTATGAGCATTTGGTTTATGGAGATGAAAAACATATTAGCATCGGCTCATTAAACCATGAAATATATAAACGTACTATAACCTGCAGCGGAGTTTCTAAGGGGTATTCGATGACAGGATGGAGAATTGGCTATACCGGCTCTTCAAAAGAAATTGCAAAACTTATGAGCAGTGTTCAAAGCCATCAAACATCCAATCCTAATTCTATTGCTCAAAAAGCTGCTTATGAAGCACTGGTGGGGCCACAAGATTCTGTCTATGCTATGAAAAGTGAATTTGAAAAGCGCAGGAACTATATGACAGAAAGAATAGCAGCTATGAAACATATTTCTGCAGTAAGTCCCCAAGGAGCTTTTTATATGTTTGTAGATATAAGCCTTGCCTTAAGCAAAACCTACAAGGGGCAAAAGATAGAAAATGTTAATAACTTTTCTAAAATACTCTTAGAAGATTATAAGGTGGCGGTTATTGCCTGTGATGATTTTGGTTTTGACGACCATATTCGTCTATCATATGCAATTTCCTTAGAACAGATTAAAAAAGGACTTGACCGGATCGAAGAATTTCTTGAAAATTTACAATAA
- the proC gene encoding pyrroline-5-carboxylate reductase, with product MSLFGFIGAGNMGFALMKACVKSFGQNQIAYYDLSMEKCSFVKEQLNISAENDNISVVNKCKYLVLAVKPQFLPEVLEEIKEAVSDHIVISIVAGVNIKSIKSILGSATRIVRAMPNTPAMISKGYTGICFSEDNFHDSEKELIYKFFNAFGKYDIFNEKLMNAVTCASGSSPAYVYTFIEALADSVVSLGIPRDKAYTMVSQTILGAAAMVLEGGQHPAHLKDQVCSPAGTTIAGIKALEEFGFRNAIMKATDACYERAVELTEKN from the coding sequence ATGTCATTGTTTGGATTTATCGGCGCCGGAAATATGGGTTTTGCTCTTATGAAGGCATGTGTAAAAAGTTTTGGACAAAATCAAATTGCTTATTATGACCTTTCTATGGAAAAATGTTCTTTTGTAAAAGAGCAGCTAAATATTTCAGCTGAAAATGATAATATCTCTGTAGTTAATAAATGCAAATACTTGGTTCTTGCGGTAAAACCCCAGTTTTTACCTGAGGTTTTAGAAGAAATAAAGGAAGCTGTATCCGATCATATAGTTATATCAATTGTAGCCGGAGTCAATATTAAAAGTATTAAATCTATCTTAGGTTCTGCTACAAGAATTGTCAGAGCCATGCCCAATACTCCGGCCATGATTTCAAAAGGTTATACCGGAATATGTTTTAGTGAAGATAATTTCCATGATAGTGAAAAGGAATTAATATATAAATTTTTTAATGCCTTTGGAAAGTACGATATTTTTAATGAGAAATTGATGAATGCCGTAACTTGTGCCAGTGGCAGTTCCCCTGCCTATGTATATACATTTATAGAAGCTTTAGCCGATAGTGTAGTTAGTCTTGGAATACCCAGGGACAAGGCCTATACTATGGTTTCACAAACCATATTAGGAGCTGCAGCCATGGTACTTGAGGGCGGACAACATCCGGCCCATTTAAAAGACCAGGTGTGTTCACCTGCAGGAACCACCATAGCCGGTATAAAAGCCTTAGAAGAGTTCGGCTTTCGTAATGCCATAATGAAGGCAACAGATGCTTGTTATGAAAGAGCAGTAGAATTGACTGAAAAAAATTAA
- a CDS encoding stage II sporulation protein M translates to MKHIKIRVQSMSLIQISILLMILGVFFGVFFANIFQSSYYDRMMNYHNLVFTEIVREDIDYTGLFLYVLNKNFKEFIVFWLISITILGIPYMIFKLLTLGFSMGFFISAIAMQYGFKGILLILSYGFPHGLIYIPLIILCLYKGYSLCVSIYYDKRNYAGTIMEHIKSNIFVLIFLAVLLLLGSFLEAYVGSFFLKKTLVFYIN, encoded by the coding sequence ATGAAGCATATTAAAATAAGAGTACAAAGCATGAGTCTGATTCAGATTTCAATCCTCCTCATGATTTTAGGAGTGTTTTTTGGTGTATTCTTCGCTAATATATTTCAATCTAGCTATTATGATCGGATGATGAACTACCATAATCTTGTTTTTACTGAAATAGTAAGAGAGGATATTGATTATACAGGATTATTCCTATATGTTCTAAATAAAAACTTTAAAGAATTTATTGTATTTTGGCTAATTTCCATTACTATTTTAGGAATACCATATATGATTTTTAAACTACTAACCTTAGGATTTTCTATGGGATTTTTCATATCGGCAATAGCTATGCAATATGGGTTTAAAGGAATATTATTGATTTTGTCTTATGGATTTCCCCATGGACTTATTTATATTCCTTTGATTATCTTGTGTTTATATAAGGGCTATAGCCTATGTGTGTCAATATATTATGATAAAAGAAACTATGCTGGAACAATCATGGAACATATAAAATCCAATATTTTTGTATTGATCTTTCTGGCAGTTCTTCTTTTACTGGGAAGTTTTTTAGAAGCATATGTGGGCTCATTTTTCCTGAAAAAAACTCTTGTTTTTTACATAAATTAA
- a CDS encoding NUDIX hydrolase: MEQYKRIKRELSHKGNIIDFYSDTIEINQGNQVVFDFINHKGASAMIPVDREGKILMVRQYRNAIDSYTLEIPAGGLNPGEDNLSCAIRECEEETGYRPNNPQHLIDVHTTVAFSNELIKVFYSNDLTPSKQNLDENEFVSIERYSLEELISMIYAGKITDAKTIAGLLAYNTKMNL; this comes from the coding sequence GTGGAACAATATAAAAGAATCAAAAGAGAATTATCACATAAGGGCAATATAATAGATTTTTATAGTGATACTATTGAAATTAACCAAGGAAATCAAGTTGTTTTTGACTTTATAAATCACAAGGGAGCATCGGCAATGATACCGGTTGACCGGGAAGGAAAAATTCTAATGGTACGCCAGTATAGAAACGCCATAGACAGTTATACCCTTGAAATTCCAGCCGGTGGTCTTAATCCCGGTGAAGATAACCTTAGCTGCGCTATTAGAGAGTGCGAGGAAGAGACCGGCTATAGGCCTAATAATCCACAGCATTTGATAGATGTACATACAACAGTGGCATTTTCCAACGAACTAATAAAAGTCTTTTATTCTAATGACTTAACCCCTAGTAAGCAAAATTTAGATGAAAATGAATTTGTATCAATAGAACGTTATTCCTTAGAGGAATTAATTTCAATGATATATGCAGGGAAGATTACAGATGCTAAGACAATTGCAGGACTCCTTGCCTATAATACTAAAATGAATTTATAA
- the rny gene encoding ribonuclease Y has protein sequence MTSLLVWKLATAYRIKVYEAKIGSAEEKAREIIDEALKTAETKKREALLEAKEEALKAKNEFERETRERRAELQRYEKRVLTKEETLDRKTEALEKKEAKLSVKEAELDKIKQEVEEFHAKQLQELEKISGLTSEQAKEYLLKTVEEDVKHETAVLIKELENKAKEEADKKAKEYVVTAIQRCAADHVAETTISVVQLPNDEMKGRIIGREGRNIRTLETLTGVDLIIDDTPEAVILSAFDPIRREIARIALEKLIVDGRIHPARIEEMVEKAHKEVEVMIREAGEAATLEVGVHGIHPELVKLLGKMKFRTSYGQNALKHSIEVSIIAGLLASEIGVDVRLAKRAGLLHDIGKSVDHEIEGTHVQIGVDLCRKYKESPTVINAVGAHHGDEEFQSLIACIVQAADTISAARPGARRETLETYTNRLKQLEDITNGFRGVDKSFAIQAGREIRVMVVPEQISDADMILLARDLSKRIENELEYPGQIKVNVIRESRVTDYAK, from the coding sequence ATCACATCTCTCCTTGTTTGGAAACTTGCTACTGCTTATCGAATTAAAGTATATGAAGCAAAGATAGGCAGCGCAGAGGAAAAAGCAAGGGAAATCATAGATGAAGCTTTAAAAACAGCTGAAACTAAGAAGAGAGAGGCACTGCTCGAAGCAAAGGAAGAAGCTTTAAAAGCGAAAAATGAATTCGAGCGAGAAACTAGGGAACGAAGAGCAGAGTTACAACGCTATGAGAAACGTGTTCTTACCAAGGAAGAAACCTTGGATAGGAAGACTGAAGCACTGGAAAAAAAGGAAGCAAAGCTTTCTGTAAAGGAAGCGGAACTTGATAAGATTAAACAAGAAGTTGAGGAGTTCCATGCTAAACAATTACAGGAGCTGGAGAAGATCTCCGGATTAACCTCCGAACAAGCTAAGGAATATCTGTTAAAGACTGTTGAAGAAGATGTAAAACATGAAACCGCTGTTCTCATTAAGGAATTAGAGAACAAAGCAAAAGAAGAAGCGGACAAAAAAGCCAAGGAATATGTGGTTACAGCCATACAGCGATGTGCAGCTGATCATGTGGCAGAAACTACAATCTCGGTAGTTCAGCTTCCTAACGATGAAATGAAGGGAAGAATTATCGGTAGAGAGGGAAGAAATATCAGAACCCTTGAAACCTTAACAGGTGTAGATTTAATTATTGATGACACGCCTGAAGCTGTAATTTTATCAGCCTTTGATCCTATCAGAAGAGAAATTGCAAGAATTGCACTTGAAAAATTGATAGTTGATGGAAGAATTCATCCTGCTAGAATCGAGGAAATGGTTGAAAAGGCTCACAAAGAAGTTGAGGTGATGATCCGTGAAGCCGGTGAGGCTGCTACTTTAGAAGTAGGTGTCCATGGAATTCATCCGGAATTAGTTAAACTTCTTGGTAAAATGAAATTTAGGACAAGTTATGGTCAGAATGCCTTAAAGCATTCAATAGAAGTATCTATTATTGCAGGCTTATTAGCCAGCGAAATTGGAGTTGATGTAAGACTAGCAAAACGTGCCGGTTTATTACATGATATCGGCAAATCAGTGGATCATGAAATTGAAGGTACCCATGTTCAGATTGGTGTGGATTTATGTAGAAAATACAAAGAATCTCCAACCGTAATAAATGCAGTGGGTGCCCATCATGGAGATGAAGAATTCCAATCATTGATTGCATGTATAGTGCAGGCGGCTGATACAATTTCAGCGGCCAGACCGGGAGCAAGACGAGAGACCTTGGAAACATATACCAACAGGCTAAAACAATTAGAAGATATTACCAATGGCTTTAGAGGAGTAGACAAGTCATTTGCTATTCAAGCAGGTAGGGAAATCCGGGTTATGGTTGTACCGGAACAGATAAGTGACGCAGACATGATTTTATTAGCTCGTGACTTATCTAAGAGAATTGAAAATGAATTAGAATATCCGGGACAGATCAAAGTTAATGTAATTAGAGAATCCAGAGTAACTGATTATGCAAAATAA
- the miaB gene encoding tRNA (N6-isopentenyl adenosine(37)-C2)-methylthiotransferase MiaB: MENNININKIEADKQLEIIKELNQRFEEEYEKTGIRKTYHIVTFGCQMNSRDSEKISGILKQIGYVETDTEDADFVIYNTCTVRENANNRVYGRLGHLGTLKKKRPGMLIALCGCMMQENTTVEKIKESYRFVDIIFGTHNIFKLAELIKIRLDNEETGGKQSDLMVVDLWKDTDMIVENLPNDRKYPFKAGVNIIFGCNNFCSYCIVPYVRGRERSRNPQDIIEEVKKLASEGVIEVMLLGQNVNSYGKNLNPPMSFAKLLLEIEKIEGIERIRFMTSHPKDLSQELIDVMGASKKICKHLHLPLQSGSSRLLKIMNRRYTKEDYLDLVERIRKAVPDISLTTDIIVGFPGETEEDFLETLDVVKKVRFDNAFTFLYSKRTGTPAAIMENQVEEKVAKERFDRLLAEIQNSAAKSSSRYEHTIQDVLVEEVNTQDENLLTGRLSNNMLVHFAGDKSLIGKLIPVYLEESKGFYYIGSQVK, from the coding sequence CTGGAGATTATAAAAGAGCTAAATCAAAGATTTGAAGAAGAATATGAAAAAACAGGAATTAGAAAAACTTATCATATTGTAACCTTTGGCTGCCAAATGAACAGCCGGGATTCAGAGAAAATATCCGGTATCTTAAAACAAATCGGCTATGTAGAAACCGATACTGAGGATGCAGATTTTGTTATATATAATACCTGTACGGTCAGAGAAAATGCCAATAACCGTGTATATGGCAGATTAGGCCATTTAGGTACCTTAAAAAAGAAAAGACCCGGTATGCTGATTGCTTTATGTGGCTGCATGATGCAGGAGAATACTACGGTAGAAAAAATCAAAGAAAGTTATCGTTTCGTAGATATAATTTTTGGTACCCATAATATATTTAAACTGGCTGAACTGATTAAAATCCGATTGGATAATGAAGAAACCGGCGGTAAGCAATCTGACCTGATGGTAGTAGATTTATGGAAAGATACAGATATGATTGTTGAAAATCTGCCCAATGATAGGAAATATCCTTTTAAGGCAGGAGTTAATATTATTTTCGGTTGCAATAATTTCTGTAGTTACTGTATTGTACCTTATGTAAGGGGAAGGGAAAGAAGTCGTAATCCACAGGACATTATAGAAGAAGTAAAAAAATTAGCCTCAGAGGGTGTAATTGAGGTAATGTTGCTGGGGCAAAATGTTAATTCTTATGGTAAAAACCTTAATCCACCTATGAGTTTTGCCAAGCTTCTTTTAGAGATTGAAAAGATTGAGGGTATAGAAAGAATTAGATTTATGACTTCTCATCCCAAGGATCTTTCACAGGAATTAATTGATGTAATGGGTGCTTCTAAAAAGATTTGCAAGCATCTTCATCTTCCTTTGCAATCGGGCAGTTCAAGATTATTAAAAATTATGAATCGTAGATATACCAAGGAAGACTATCTTGATTTGGTAGAAAGAATACGAAAAGCCGTTCCGGATATATCCTTAACTACGGATATAATAGTAGGCTTTCCCGGTGAAACAGAAGAGGATTTCCTTGAAACCTTGGATGTAGTAAAAAAGGTTAGATTTGATAATGCCTTTACCTTCTTATATTCTAAACGTACAGGAACACCTGCCGCCATCATGGAAAATCAGGTAGAAGAGAAAGTAGCCAAAGAAAGATTCGATAGACTTTTAGCTGAAATTCAAAATTCAGCTGCAAAATCTTCTTCAAGATATGAGCATACCATTCAAGATGTCTTAGTTGAAGAGGTTAATACACAGGATGAAAACTTACTTACAGGTAGGTTAAGTAATAATATGCTGGTGCATTTTGCCGGTGATAAAAGCCTAATTGGAAAACTAATTCCGGTATATTTAGAAGAAAGTAAAGGATTTTATTATATAGGTTCACAAGTAAAATAA